The following nucleotide sequence is from Peribacillus sp. ACCC06369.
GGACGTGAGTTCATCATGAAGGATGCTTATTCCTTTCATGCCAATCAAGAAAGCTTGGATGCTGTTTATAAAAATTTATATGCGGCATATTCAAATATATTTAGCCGTTGTGGGTTGGACTTCCGTGCCGTCATTGCCGATTCGGGGGCGATGGGCGGAAAGGATACACATGAATTCATGGTCCTATCTGAAATAGGGGAAGATACCATTGCCTATTCTGATACTTCCGATTATGCAGCAAATATTGAAATGGCACCGGTGAGTGTAATATATGAAAAAAGCTCCGAAGCACAAATCGCACTTGAAAAAATTCATACACCTGGTCAAAAATCGATTGAAGAAGTGGCTTCATTCTTAAATACCGAAGCAGAGAAACTGATCAAATCGTTATTGTTCAAAGTGGATGAAAAGTATGTGCTTGTATTGGTACGAGGAGATCATGAAGTCAATGATATCAAGCTGAAGAATTTCTATAACGCTTCAATCGTTGAATTGGTCGATCCAAATGAGACGAAAGAAGTCCTAGGATGTACAATTGGATCTCTTGGACCAATCAACGTCACTTCTGAAGTGGAAGTGATTGCCGATGTTGCCGTCGAAGCAATGGTTAATGGTATCTGTGGTGCAAATGATGAAGACCATCATTATGTGAACGTAAATCCCGATCGTGATTTTAACGTGGCTAATTATATAGATCTTCGTTTCATTCAAGAGGGTGACCCATCACCGGACGGAAACGGAAAAATTAAATTTGCCAAAGGGATTGAGGTTGGCCATGTATTCAAACTGGGAACTAAATATTCCGAAGCTATGAATGCGACATTCCTGGATGAGAATGGACGGTCGCAGCCTATGATCATGGGCTGTTATGGTATTGGTGTTTCCCGTACACTTGCAGCTGTAGCTGAACAATTCAACGATGAAAAAGGATTGGTCTGGCCATCGAATTTAGCGCCATACCAAGTTCATTTGATTCCAATCAATATGAAGGATGAGGCTCAGGCTGCGCTGGCAGAAGATTTATATAATGACCTAAAGGCACAAGGCATGGATGTTCTTATGGATGATCGTCAAGAACGTGCTGGCGTAAAATTTGCTGACTCTGACCTGATCGGTCTTCCTGTAAGGGTGACGGTCGGTAAAAAGGCATCCGAGGGTATCGTCGAAGTGAAAATCCGTAAAACGGGTGAGGTTCTTGAAATTGAAAGATCTGAACTAACTCAAAAACTTCACGAAATACTAGGATAAATAATAAATTTAAAAATAGGTAGGCATCATTCAATTGGATGATGCCTTTCCTTTTCATGGATTTAGATACTAGTGAAACATTCGTGATATGTTATAATAGCCTCTGATATCGTAGTGAAAATGAAAGTGAATAATATCTTGAGAGATAGTAGATAGGGGAGAGAGGAAATGGATCAAAATCCAAATAGCGGTAGAGAGAGATTTCAACTCTTGCTCCAGCAAATGGACTTGACTGAGGATGCCTTTGTGAATTATTTCATAGGTGCCGAAATTGATAAACTCTCAATCGAGAGGGAATCCAAAACATGGCATTTTGCCTTTAATATACCTGCATTAATTCCATGCAGTGTTCATACAAGATTAGCTACTCATTTAGCAAGTACGTTTTCCCATATTGCGAAGGTTACATTCAACTTGAATGTCGCCAACCCGCAAGTGACGGAACAATTGGTAAAAGAGTATTGGAAAAACTGCATTGGCGAGCTTGAAGGCATGTCTCCAGCACTGTTATCACTTCTGAATGAACAAGAACCCACAGTGAATGGATATAAACTTATCGTAAGCGCCCGAAATGATACGGAGGCTGGACAGTTGAAACGAAAATACTCCGGCATCATTTCGAATATCTACCAAACATTCGGTTTTCCCCCGTTGACTCTGGAAGCGGAAGTGAAGGAAACTGTTTCGAACCCTGATTACCAGAAGTTTCTAGAAGAGAAACAAAAGGAAGACGCGGAAAAGGGACTTGCTGCCCTGGTGGAAATGCAGAAGAAAGAATCGGAAAAAGGCGGCGACGATGGCGCCTACGAAGGACCGGTTAAAATTGGCTATACGATTAAAGAAGATGCGGATTTCCGCAGAATCGAACAGATTATCGATGAAGAGCGCAGGATTGCTATCGAAGGCTTCGTGTTTGATGCAGAAGTGCGTGAGTTACGCAGCGGACGGAGCCTGTTGACATTTAAAGTCACCGATTATACAAGCTCGATATTGGTCAAAATGTTTTCGCGTGATAAAGAGGATGCGGCCATACTTGCCAGAGTGAAAAAAGGGATGTGGGTACGTGCCCAAGGCAGTATCCAAAATGATACATTCGTACGTGACCTGGTAATGATCGCAAATGATATAAATGAAATTTCTAAACAAGGACGGCAGGATAAGGCACCTGAAGGAGAAAAGCGTGTAGAACTGCATATGCATACCCCGATGAGCCAGATGGATGCAGTGACACCTACTTCTGCGTTAGTTGCCCAGGCAGCCAAGTGGGGGCATAAGGCTGTTGCCATTACAGATCATGCAGGTGCACAATCATTTCCTGAAGCTTATAGTGCCGGGAAAAAGAATGGTATCAAAATCCTTTATGGCGTCGAAGTGAACCTTGTGAATGATGGGGTGCCCATTGTTTAT
It contains:
- a CDS encoding proline--tRNA ligase — its product is MKQSMTLIPTLREVPADAEIKSHQLLLRAGFMRQNSSGVYSFMPLGKRVLQKVEAIVREEMENAGAVELLMPALQQAEFWQESGRWYTYGPELMRLRDRNNREFALGATHEEVITSLVRDEVKSYKRLPLTVYQIQTKFRDEKRPRFGLLRGREFIMKDAYSFHANQESLDAVYKNLYAAYSNIFSRCGLDFRAVIADSGAMGGKDTHEFMVLSEIGEDTIAYSDTSDYAANIEMAPVSVIYEKSSEAQIALEKIHTPGQKSIEEVASFLNTEAEKLIKSLLFKVDEKYVLVLVRGDHEVNDIKLKNFYNASIVELVDPNETKEVLGCTIGSLGPINVTSEVEVIADVAVEAMVNGICGANDEDHHYVNVNPDRDFNVANYIDLRFIQEGDPSPDGNGKIKFAKGIEVGHVFKLGTKYSEAMNATFLDENGRSQPMIMGCYGIGVSRTLAAVAEQFNDEKGLVWPSNLAPYQVHLIPINMKDEAQAALAEDLYNDLKAQGMDVLMDDRQERAGVKFADSDLIGLPVRVTVGKKASEGIVEVKIRKTGEVLEIERSELTQKLHEILG